One genomic segment of Candidatus Kryptonium sp. includes these proteins:
- a CDS encoding efflux RND transporter periplasmic adaptor subunit yields the protein MRKHLFAILILPFIISCSNNKNGGIFKTSGTTEAKEVVVSSEISGKIIYINFDEGDKVDSGFVLCQIDTELTYQKYLEAKAQMEASYLQYQLLLKGARTEEIEAMEEVVNRAKVNLENAQKQFERIKSLYEDGVATQEQFDNVRAFYETSKTQYEEARKKLEALRKGAREEEIKIAFSNYNRAVALVRAIQIQLKDSKIVAPISGFVLEKFVEIGEFIPAGAPIAKIANLEEVYVRFFIPEKEIGIIKIGDSVNIKVNSYPGKIFKGKVVFISPKAEFTPKNVQTEEERAKLVYAVKVKVKNENGVFKSGMPVDVEIIKRR from the coding sequence ATGCGAAAGCACTTGTTCGCAATTTTAATTTTGCCATTTATAATTTCTTGTTCAAATAACAAAAATGGGGGAATCTTCAAAACTAGTGGAACAACTGAAGCCAAGGAAGTGGTTGTAAGTTCGGAGATTAGTGGTAAAATTATTTACATTAATTTTGATGAGGGGGATAAAGTTGATAGTGGTTTTGTGTTATGTCAGATTGATACCGAATTGACTTATCAAAAATATCTTGAGGCAAAAGCGCAAATGGAGGCATCATATTTGCAATATCAGCTTCTTTTAAAAGGAGCACGAACCGAGGAAATTGAAGCAATGGAAGAAGTCGTCAACCGTGCTAAAGTTAATCTTGAAAATGCGCAAAAGCAATTTGAAAGAATTAAAAGTCTATATGAGGATGGAGTTGCAACTCAAGAACAGTTTGATAATGTTAGAGCATTTTATGAAACAAGCAAAACTCAATATGAAGAGGCAAGAAAAAAACTTGAAGCTTTAAGAAAAGGGGCGAGGGAGGAAGAAATAAAAATTGCTTTTTCAAATTATAACAGAGCTGTTGCCTTGGTAAGAGCGATACAGATCCAGCTAAAAGATTCAAAAATCGTCGCGCCGATTTCAGGATTTGTCCTTGAAAAATTCGTTGAAATTGGTGAATTTATCCCAGCTGGAGCACCTATCGCAAAGATCGCTAATCTTGAAGAGGTCTATGTTAGATTTTTCATTCCTGAAAAGGAAATTGGAATCATAAAAATAGGTGATTCTGTAAATATCAAGGTTAATTCATATCCTGGTAAAATCTTTAAAGGAAAGGTAGTTTTCATTTCGCCGAAAGCCGAATTCACTCCAAAAAATGTTCAAACTGAAGAAGAAAGAGCAAAACTTGTTTACGCTGTTAAGGTCAAGGTAAAAAATGAAAACGGGGTTTTTAAATCAGGAATGCCTGTGGATGTTGAGATAATTAAACGGAGGTGA
- a CDS encoding MoxR family ATPase, giving the protein MQKDRSDIELVQELSDAYKKIKSEIAKVIVGQDKIIEELLIVLFARGHCLLVGVPGLAKTLLIKTLAQVLDLKFSRIQFTPDLMPSDITGTEIIEENVSTGEKFFKFVKGPIFANIILADEINRTPPKTQSALLEAMQEYRVTAAGQTYELEQPFFVLATQNPIEMEGTYPLPEAQLDRFMFNIWIDYPSFNEEVEIVRKTTSLYQPEVNKVLTREKILKLQDIIRKVPVADNVIEYAVKLVTLTRPNLNGAPDFIKRWISWGAGPRASQYLILGAKARAVLDGRFTPVIDDVRAVALPVLRHRLVTNFNAEADGVSTAEIIEKLLKII; this is encoded by the coding sequence GTGCAAAAAGATAGAAGCGACATTGAACTTGTTCAGGAGCTTAGCGACGCGTATAAGAAAATAAAAAGCGAAATAGCCAAGGTAATAGTAGGTCAAGATAAGATAATTGAAGAATTGCTGATAGTTCTCTTCGCACGGGGACATTGTCTTCTCGTTGGGGTGCCAGGACTTGCTAAGACGCTTCTTATAAAGACACTTGCTCAAGTTCTTGACCTTAAGTTCAGCCGAATACAGTTTACACCTGACCTTATGCCAAGTGATATAACTGGAACCGAGATAATTGAAGAAAATGTAAGCACAGGCGAAAAATTTTTTAAATTTGTTAAAGGACCAATCTTTGCAAATATAATTCTTGCGGATGAGATAAATCGCACTCCACCGAAGACGCAATCTGCATTGCTTGAGGCGATGCAGGAATACCGTGTGACCGCTGCGGGACAAACTTATGAACTTGAGCAACCATTTTTCGTCTTAGCTACGCAGAACCCAATAGAAATGGAAGGAACATATCCACTTCCGGAAGCACAGCTTGACAGGTTTATGTTCAATATCTGGATAGATTACCCAAGTTTTAATGAAGAAGTTGAAATAGTTCGCAAGACCACAAGCTTATATCAACCGGAAGTCAATAAAGTCCTCACTCGTGAAAAAATTTTGAAACTTCAAGATATAATTCGGAAAGTTCCCGTTGCTGATAATGTGATTGAGTATGCTGTTAAGCTTGTTACCTTGACAAGACCGAATTTAAATGGCGCACCAGATTTCATCAAACGATGGATAAGTTGGGGCGCTGGTCCAAGGGCTTCTCAGTATCTTATACTTGGCGCAAAAGCTCGCGCTGTCCTTGATGGAAGATTTACCCCAGTAATTGATGATGTGAGAGCTGTTGCCTTACCAGTTTTAAGACATCGCCTTGTGACCAACTTCAACGCAGAAGCAGATGGGGTTTCAACAGCAGAAATAATTGAAAAACTTCTAAAAATAATTTGA
- a CDS encoding insulinase family protein produces the protein MFKKIGTFFMVIFLISALNAQEKIDRTKPPKPGPESKVKFPSYFEKTLPNGLKVIVVENHEQPIVYISFVVKSGSTYDENLPGLASITAELLTKGTKTRTATQIAEEIDFVGGTLNSAASWDATNVNVLVLKKYLNVGIDILQDVVLNPTFPDEELERVKTQRLASIKQSKAEAGYLAGVRFAKELFAGHPYGNESGGNEESIQKIKRDEIVKFYQKHFIPNNSFIIFAGDITPAEAVPLVEKYFGAWKKGPNPHKKFKDVKNISQTRVVIVDKPGAVQSAIRVGHLGIDRKNKDYVKVFTLNTLLGGYFNSRINMNLRETRGYTYGASSSFDARFYPGPFVVSTDVRNEVTDSSIVEIIKELKRLIDEPVPEDELKMAKDYIVGSFPLQIETPAQVAARIMTIEIYGLPKDFYDRFREEVKKITAKDIQETARKYLHPDKLLIVVSGNSSQIKSKLDKFGPVIVYDADGKKIE, from the coding sequence ATGTTTAAAAAAATTGGGACATTTTTCATGGTGATATTTCTAATATCAGCATTAAACGCACAGGAAAAAATTGATAGAACTAAACCACCGAAACCCGGCCCTGAAAGCAAAGTTAAATTTCCATCATATTTTGAGAAAACTCTACCAAACGGATTAAAAGTTATAGTAGTTGAAAATCACGAGCAACCAATCGTTTATATTAGTTTTGTTGTGAAAAGTGGCTCAACTTATGATGAGAATCTTCCGGGGCTTGCGAGCATAACAGCTGAACTTTTGACAAAGGGGACCAAGACGAGGACGGCAACTCAAATCGCTGAAGAAATTGATTTCGTCGGAGGAACTTTGAACTCAGCCGCTTCGTGGGATGCTACCAATGTGAATGTTCTCGTTTTGAAAAAATATCTCAATGTTGGAATAGACATTCTTCAGGATGTCGTTTTGAATCCTACTTTTCCAGATGAGGAGCTTGAAAGAGTGAAAACACAGCGACTTGCTTCCATCAAACAGTCCAAAGCAGAAGCTGGTTATCTTGCAGGCGTTAGATTTGCCAAGGAATTGTTTGCAGGTCATCCATATGGAAATGAAAGTGGTGGCAATGAGGAATCAATTCAAAAGATAAAAAGAGATGAAATAGTAAAATTTTATCAAAAGCATTTCATCCCAAATAATTCATTTATAATTTTCGCTGGCGACATCACTCCTGCCGAAGCAGTTCCTCTCGTTGAGAAGTATTTTGGCGCTTGGAAAAAAGGACCGAACCCTCATAAGAAGTTCAAAGATGTTAAAAATATATCGCAGACGAGAGTAGTTATAGTTGATAAACCCGGCGCGGTTCAATCGGCTATAAGAGTTGGTCATCTTGGGATTGATAGAAAAAATAAAGATTATGTCAAAGTATTCACCCTTAACACTTTGCTCGGTGGTTATTTCAATTCAAGGATAAATATGAATTTGCGGGAGACGCGAGGTTATACATATGGAGCTTCAAGTTCCTTTGATGCGAGGTTCTATCCTGGACCATTTGTTGTTTCAACAGATGTAAGAAATGAGGTCACAGATTCATCTATCGTTGAAATAATCAAAGAACTGAAACGACTAATTGACGAACCTGTGCCGGAGGATGAACTTAAGATGGCAAAGGACTATATAGTTGGGTCATTTCCTTTACAAATAGAAACACCAGCTCAAGTCGCAGCGAGAATAATGACAATTGAAATTTATGGATTGCCGAAAGATTTCTATGACAGATTTAGAGAGGAAGTTAAAAAAATAACTGCAAAAGACATTCAAGAAACGGCAAGGAAGTATTTACATCCAGATAAACTTTTAATAGTTGTCTCTGGAAATTCAAGCCAGATAAAATCAAAACTTGATAAATTCGGACCAGTAATTGTCTATGATGCCGATGGAAAGAAGATTGAATAA
- a CDS encoding YfiM family protein, whose protein sequence is MKNIVMLNFLIALILLTNAHASGLNDSSGVVSKKARVDKLKLGIVIVGTAGLGVLTYNYFNTVWWKPTKVKKFIWRDDWNDLLRADKAGHFYVSYVISDAYKNIFKWVGFNEKTSAFIGAGISTVYEIGVVELTDGFTTQWGFSPTDVVMNLLGAFFPVAQEYFPSLKSITFKWSYTPSGYTWSDYLRFGSFKDALYKKQFHTDYEGMTFWMSFEFQKLLPEQIEKVIPDFINLALGYRVRDINYAGSGYSELYIAIDFNLLKIDTKVDILNVFIRALNYIHLPAPTLRIKPKFRFYYFYF, encoded by the coding sequence TTGAAAAATATCGTAATGCTAAATTTTCTAATTGCGTTGATCTTGCTTACAAACGCCCACGCCAGCGGTTTAAATGATTCTTCTGGCGTTGTATCAAAGAAAGCTCGCGTTGATAAATTAAAGCTCGGGATAGTGATAGTTGGAACTGCTGGGCTTGGAGTTCTAACTTATAATTACTTTAACACCGTTTGGTGGAAGCCAACAAAGGTTAAAAAATTTATCTGGCGTGATGATTGGAACGATCTTTTAAGAGCTGATAAAGCGGGGCATTTTTATGTTTCCTATGTCATTTCAGATGCATACAAAAATATATTTAAATGGGTCGGTTTCAACGAAAAAACATCTGCTTTTATTGGAGCTGGAATAAGCACAGTTTATGAAATTGGAGTTGTTGAACTTACGGACGGATTTACAACGCAGTGGGGTTTTAGTCCAACTGATGTCGTTATGAACTTACTTGGTGCTTTCTTCCCAGTTGCTCAGGAATATTTTCCAAGTTTAAAGAGCATAACTTTTAAATGGAGTTATACTCCATCTGGTTATACTTGGTCTGATTATCTGCGTTTTGGAAGTTTCAAAGACGCTCTTTATAAAAAACAATTCCATACGGATTACGAAGGAATGACATTTTGGATGAGTTTTGAATTTCAAAAATTACTACCTGAACAGATTGAAAAGGTAATTCCTGATTTTATAAACCTTGCGCTTGGTTATAGAGTGAGGGATATAAATTACGCTGGTAGTGGTTATTCAGAACTTTACATCGCTATTGATTTCAATCTTTTGAAAATTGATACCAAGGTGGACATTTTGAATGTTTTTATTCGTGCTTTAAACTATATTCACTTACCAGCTCCGACATTGAGAATCAAGCCCAAATTCAGGTTTTATTATTTTTATTTTTAA
- a CDS encoding YckD family protein, producing the protein MSENLQQPQEPSFAEEAKPMPFIDKLVGVFTAPGEVFENVVKAKAQTTDWLLPILILIVLSIVSNFLKFGNHQIRDSLVMFQEQRIDKLVEEGKMTEEQAEIAKERISEFGRAQQIFSVLGILIGVPIVFLIVTLVYFLLGKLFFKGSVEFLTIFSIYSLSSLIGSVGVIVSTLLAFLTGSFFASASPAIFMEVSTSKAYVLASKIEVFTIWQLIVFAIGMAKGFNKDYTSTFALVFGVWIIWVLLSLFVPFLGG; encoded by the coding sequence ATGTCAGAAAATTTACAACAACCACAAGAACCAAGCTTTGCTGAAGAAGCAAAGCCAATGCCTTTTATTGACAAGTTAGTAGGTGTCTTCACAGCACCTGGTGAAGTTTTTGAAAATGTTGTGAAAGCAAAAGCGCAAACAACCGATTGGCTTTTGCCGATTTTGATATTGATTGTCTTAAGTATTGTTTCAAATTTCTTAAAATTTGGCAATCATCAAATTAGAGATTCGTTGGTTATGTTTCAGGAGCAAAGAATAGACAAATTAGTTGAAGAAGGAAAAATGACAGAAGAGCAAGCTGAGATAGCAAAAGAAAGAATAAGTGAATTTGGTAGAGCGCAACAGATTTTCAGCGTGCTTGGAATTTTAATCGGAGTTCCGATTGTATTTTTGATTGTTACGCTTGTTTATTTCTTGCTTGGAAAATTGTTTTTCAAGGGGAGTGTTGAGTTTCTTACTATTTTTTCAATTTATTCGCTTTCAAGTTTAATTGGTTCAGTTGGGGTTATAGTTTCAACTCTTTTAGCCTTTTTGACTGGTTCATTTTTCGCGTCAGCAAGCCCTGCCATTTTTATGGAAGTTTCAACGAGCAAAGCATATGTGTTGGCTTCTAAAATTGAGGTCTTTACAATTTGGCAGTTAATCGTTTTTGCAATTGGAATGGCAAAAGGATTCAATAAAGATTATACTTCTACTTTTGCTCTCGTGTTCGGAGTATGGATAATATGGGTTTTGTTAAGTTTGTTTGTTCCATTTTTGGGTGGTTAA
- a CDS encoding ABC transporter ATP-binding protein codes for MFEIETFNLTKKFGDLVAVNSVNLKIEQGEIFGLLGPNGAGKSTLVRLLCGLLRPTSGDAIVGGYSIKNEPEKIKKIIGYMSQRFGLYDDLTVEENISFYAGIYLNDRKLAKQRTEEIIEQLSFQKYRNALAMHLSGGLRQRLSFATAIVHEPRIVFLDEPTSGVDPISRRQFWDLVYNLSARGKTVLVTTHYMDEAERCNRIGFISHGTILAIDSPSEIKQKYMRGEVIRIIPQDLMICYKVLSSLDFVEDIGIFGDSIHVVVQDAEAKISEIENFLRRKNVTIEKIEKISPSIEDVFIALTKNGERSSP; via the coding sequence ATGTTTGAAATTGAAACATTTAATTTAACAAAGAAGTTTGGCGATCTTGTTGCTGTTAATTCTGTAAATCTTAAGATTGAGCAAGGTGAAATTTTTGGCCTTCTCGGTCCAAATGGTGCTGGGAAATCAACACTTGTTCGCTTGCTTTGTGGTTTGCTTCGTCCCACATCAGGAGATGCGATTGTCGGAGGTTATTCAATAAAAAATGAACCTGAGAAAATTAAGAAAATAATCGGATATATGTCCCAAAGGTTTGGACTTTACGATGACTTGACTGTTGAGGAGAATATAAGTTTTTATGCTGGGATTTATCTAAATGACAGAAAGCTTGCAAAACAAAGAACTGAAGAAATAATTGAACAGCTTTCATTTCAAAAATATAGAAATGCACTTGCGATGCACCTTTCTGGAGGATTGAGACAAAGATTATCGTTTGCAACAGCAATAGTTCATGAGCCAAGAATTGTCTTTCTTGATGAGCCCACATCGGGTGTTGACCCAATTTCAAGAAGACAATTTTGGGATTTGGTATATAACCTTTCCGCAAGGGGTAAAACAGTTCTTGTTACAACACATTATATGGATGAAGCAGAAAGATGTAATAGAATTGGTTTTATATCTCACGGAACAATTCTTGCTATTGATTCTCCAAGCGAGATAAAACAGAAGTATATGCGAGGAGAAGTTATCAGGATAATTCCCCAAGATTTGATGATATGTTATAAGGTTCTTTCATCACTTGATTTCGTTGAAGATATAGGTATTTTTGGTGATTCAATCCATGTCGTAGTTCAAGATGCGGAGGCTAAGATCTCTGAAATTGAAAATTTTTTGAGAAGAAAAAATGTGACGATTGAAAAGATTGAAAAAATTTCACCGTCAATTGAAGATGTCTTTATTGCGCTTACCAAAAATGGAGAGCGAAGCTCTCCTTAA